Proteins co-encoded in one Streptococcus parauberis NCFD 2020 genomic window:
- a CDS encoding LPXTG cell wall anchor domain-containing protein — translation MAKKIKARKHALRKAVTATVLAGTAMQSLGVLSSDVEAKSKLDSLSAYNTFRRTGPDKRIRRDIVKKIVNDASDNLLEYYLKLNGKSNLNIVSPENAPIFKGVANEVAIERIKDFRKQKDMYKSLFENSRKYSKEIEKEKANVLEKFYDQEKQLKTTNNIIADKNREIVKRDLKIKELEDKEVKLNERLAKEKNRYRHVVKDAANLFIQRESIQKEADKYKNEAKVMTHALEQAKQEFDQKAKEGEVANNRVIVLSNALNQAKEEFDLKAAEAQKLNNNVTVLSNALQQAKEEFDKKAQDYQAALAEKDAIDGQLETALTKVSDLESQLASLKEANEAANQKITQLEQEVADGGVAFKDLKGQKEKSDAQVKAQADKIKELESDLEATQSELNQVKEQRANLEQEVAELGTKVKDLEKEKADLEKKAIDLEADKAELEAEMDRLKALLADKDLANDKLLKEMEDLQKDFDTNKNHSDREIADFQAEIARLQKELADQLAKMNIAHPQNQGLGKAMAASPMTDSHKASTDAKNHLPSTGDVMANPFFTASAMAIIIGAGGLALNRKRKEA, via the coding sequence ATGGCTAAAAAAATTAAAGCCCGCAAACACGCACTTAGAAAAGCGGTCACTGCTACAGTATTAGCAGGTACCGCCATGCAAAGTCTTGGAGTACTTTCAAGTGATGTAGAAGCAAAATCTAAATTGGATAGCCTATCAGCATATAATACCTTTCGAAGAACTGGACCAGATAAAAGAATTCGAAGAGATATTGTAAAAAAAATTGTAAATGATGCATCTGATAATCTACTTGAATACTATTTAAAGCTGAATGGTAAAAGTAATTTGAACATTGTTTCTCCAGAAAATGCACCAATTTTTAAAGGGGTAGCGAATGAAGTAGCAATCGAAAGGATAAAAGATTTCAGAAAACAAAAAGATATGTATAAAAGTCTTTTTGAAAATTCAAGAAAGTACTCTAAGGAAATTGAAAAAGAAAAAGCAAATGTTCTTGAAAAATTTTATGATCAAGAAAAGCAGTTAAAAACCACTAATAATATCATTGCTGATAAAAACAGAGAAATTGTTAAACGAGATTTAAAAATTAAAGAATTAGAAGATAAAGAAGTAAAGTTAAATGAACGACTTGCTAAGGAAAAGAACAGATACCGACATGTAGTTAAAGATGCTGCAAATCTATTTATTCAACGAGAGTCAATTCAAAAAGAAGCTGATAAATACAAAAACGAAGCTAAGGTCATGACCCATGCCTTAGAACAAGCTAAGCAAGAGTTTGATCAAAAAGCTAAAGAGGGTGAAGTTGCTAACAATCGTGTTATTGTTTTAAGTAATGCTTTAAATCAAGCTAAAGAAGAATTTGATTTGAAAGCTGCTGAAGCACAAAAACTGAATAATAACGTCACTGTATTATCAAATGCCCTACAACAAGCTAAAGAAGAATTTGACAAAAAAGCCCAGGACTATCAAGCAGCTCTTGCAGAAAAAGATGCTATTGACGGACAATTAGAAACTGCTTTGACTAAAGTTTCAGACCTAGAAAGTCAATTGGCAAGTTTAAAAGAAGCTAATGAAGCTGCTAATCAAAAGATTACTCAATTAGAACAAGAAGTTGCTGATGGTGGGGTTGCCTTTAAAGACCTTAAAGGGCAAAAAGAAAAATCAGACGCACAAGTTAAAGCTCAAGCAGATAAGATTAAAGAACTGGAATCTGACTTAGAAGCGACTCAATCAGAATTAAACCAGGTGAAAGAGCAACGTGCTAATTTAGAACAAGAAGTTGCTGAGCTTGGAACTAAGGTAAAAGATTTAGAAAAAGAAAAAGCTGATTTAGAGAAAAAAGCGATAGACTTGGAAGCTGACAAAGCGGAACTTGAAGCAGAAATGGATCGTTTAAAAGCCTTACTAGCTGATAAAGACTTAGCAAATGATAAATTACTTAAAGAAATGGAAGATCTACAAAAAGACTTTGATACTAATAAAAATCATAGTGACAGAGAAATTGCCGACTTCCAAGCTGAAATTGCACGCCTTCAAAAAGAATTGGCTGACCAATTAGCTAAGATGAACATTGCTCACCCACAGAACCAAGGTTTAGGCAAAGCGATGGCTGCTTCACCGATGACTGACAGTCACAAAGCGTCTACAGATGCTAAAAACCATTTGCCTTCAACTGGTGATGTGATGGCAAATCCTTTCTTTACAGCCTCTGCAATGGCTATTATTATTGGAGCTGGTGGTTTGGCTCTCAATCGTAAACGTAAAGAAGCTTAA
- a CDS encoding helix-turn-helix domain-containing protein: MPFHKDIFTNQQVRELKLITLLQEHKSLLDYRKVCHYLDCSFLTLQTEISTLKTFPEIEDMSYQPSHLAITYKEQYGTQKFYQTILKDSPSLNLLKLIFFSECETMEELADKLFISLSTLKRLLKKTNSYLTTRYHFKVDLKKLVFIGEEKAIRLFFLKYFSEINSIDDWPFTPYIPKDLIEDLVSFVAEKQKWQMDFSQYQHLLIYATVNLIRYLDGYQKGNLSCLNHNLSKQLAQSPKNHFLCQRFHENFKKPLDDQTFTDLFSSFLSEELLCNPKQVSLSENKFLHFKTWRHLLLCLEGEIHLPITNKDEIIMRCHNALELGNEDFYLNFLVYDYRKEFLDYFSQDYPHFMQEVQKHANLMIREYPSEIIDYTVDHLTYLLLMTWENLFLHLSQHIEKQKLMVVERGKGSLGHFLQVYLGQFFEISIFTDYNLAHLNTDDCDLIITDTLLSEMEGVTVLYFNKLVPAEVLCRLNDYLRKQLKLQFQSKYERSQLSHKS, translated from the coding sequence ATGCCATTTCATAAGGATATCTTTACCAATCAGCAAGTGCGTGAATTGAAATTGATCACCCTCTTGCAAGAACATAAGTCATTATTAGATTATAGAAAGGTTTGTCACTATTTAGATTGCTCCTTTCTGACCCTGCAGACTGAAATTTCCACCTTGAAAACATTTCCTGAGATAGAAGATATGTCTTACCAGCCCTCCCACCTAGCCATTACCTATAAAGAACAATACGGAACCCAAAAGTTTTACCAGACAATCCTTAAAGATTCTCCCTCTTTAAATCTCTTGAAGCTCATCTTTTTTTCCGAATGCGAAACGATGGAGGAACTAGCAGATAAACTCTTCATTAGTCTGTCTACTCTAAAACGTTTATTAAAAAAGACCAACAGTTATCTGACAACTCGTTATCACTTTAAAGTAGACTTGAAAAAATTAGTCTTTATTGGTGAGGAGAAAGCTATTCGTCTCTTTTTTCTTAAGTATTTTTCAGAAATTAATAGTATTGACGATTGGCCGTTTACTCCCTACATTCCCAAAGATTTAATTGAAGATTTGGTTTCCTTTGTGGCAGAGAAACAAAAGTGGCAAATGGATTTTTCACAGTATCAGCACCTGCTGATTTATGCTACTGTTAACTTGATTCGTTACTTGGATGGTTATCAAAAGGGGAACCTCTCTTGCCTCAACCATAATTTGTCAAAGCAACTAGCTCAATCTCCAAAAAATCACTTTCTGTGCCAGCGATTCCACGAAAACTTCAAAAAACCTTTAGACGATCAGACCTTTACAGACCTTTTTTCCTCTTTCTTGTCAGAGGAATTGCTGTGCAACCCAAAGCAAGTTTCCTTGTCTGAAAATAAGTTTTTACATTTCAAAACTTGGCGTCACCTCTTGCTTTGCTTAGAAGGCGAAATTCATCTTCCTATCACCAACAAAGATGAGATTATCATGCGCTGTCATAATGCACTGGAACTCGGAAATGAGGACTTTTATCTTAATTTCTTGGTTTACGACTATCGTAAAGAATTCTTAGATTACTTTAGTCAAGATTATCCTCATTTTATGCAAGAAGTCCAAAAGCATGCTAATTTGATGATCCGCGAATATCCTAGTGAGATTATTGATTATACTGTTGACCATTTAACTTATCTTTTACTGATGACTTGGGAAAATCTGTTCCTCCATTTAAGTCAGCATATTGAGAAACAGAAGTTGATGGTCGTTGAACGCGGGAAAGGGAGCCTTGGTCATTTTCTTCAAGTCTATTTGGGACAATTTTTTGAAATTTCGATTTTCACAGATTATAACTTAGCCCACTTAAATACCGATGACTGTGATCTAATCATCACCGACACACTTTTAAGTGAAATGGAAGGCGTGACCGTTCTTTACTTTAATAAATTGGTTCCTGCAGAAGTCTTGTGTCGTTTAAATGACTATTTACGAAAACAATTAAAATTGCAATTTCAATCTAAATATGAAAGAAGTCAGTTATCTCATAAGTCATAA
- the hslO gene encoding Hsp33 family molecular chaperone HslO, which yields MDKLIKSIAKSGSFRAFVLDSTETVRTAQKKHETLSSSTVALGRTLIANQILAANQKGDSKITVKVIGDSSFGHIISVADTKGHVKGYIQNRGVDIKKTATGEVLVGPFMGNGHFVSIIDYGTGNPYTSTTPLISGEIGEDFAYYLTESEQTPSAVGLNVLLDENDQVKVAGGFMLQVLPGTSDEEIARYEKRLQEMPAISTLLESDDHIEALLSAIYGEDEYKCLSEEPLSFTCDCSKKRFESALISLPTSDLKAMIDEDHGAEIVCQFCQTVYTFDETNLEGIINDKA from the coding sequence ATGGATAAACTAATTAAATCAATAGCCAAATCAGGCTCGTTTAGAGCCTTTGTTCTTGACAGCACTGAGACAGTCAGAACTGCTCAAAAAAAACATGAAACTCTTTCTTCATCTACTGTTGCTTTAGGACGCACTTTAATTGCCAATCAAATCTTAGCAGCTAATCAAAAAGGGGATAGTAAAATTACGGTCAAAGTCATTGGTGACTCTTCATTTGGCCACATTATCTCTGTTGCTGATACCAAAGGCCATGTTAAGGGCTACATCCAAAACAGAGGCGTTGACATTAAAAAGACTGCTACTGGAGAAGTTCTAGTCGGACCTTTTATGGGTAATGGCCATTTTGTATCAATCATTGATTACGGAACAGGTAACCCATATACGTCGACGACCCCTTTAATTTCTGGTGAAATCGGTGAAGACTTCGCCTACTATTTAACTGAATCTGAACAAACACCATCTGCTGTCGGCTTAAACGTTCTTTTAGACGAGAATGATCAGGTCAAAGTTGCTGGTGGCTTCATGCTCCAAGTTTTACCTGGTACATCGGACGAAGAAATTGCCCGTTATGAAAAGCGTCTTCAAGAAATGCCCGCCATTTCTACTCTCTTAGAATCAGATGACCATATTGAAGCTCTCTTATCAGCTATCTATGGAGAAGATGAATACAAATGTTTATCAGAAGAGCCTCTCAGCTTTACCTGTGATTGTTCTAAGAAACGGTTTGAGTCTGCACTAATCTCTTTACCGACCAGTGATTTAAAAGCCATGATCGATGAAGATCATGGTGCCGAAATCGTCTGCCAATTTTGTCAGACTGTCTACACATTTGATGAAACAAATTTGGAAGGAATCATCAATGACAAAGCTTAA
- the dusB gene encoding tRNA dihydrouridine synthase DusB has translation MTKLNSSFMIGNVEIPHRTVLAPMAGVTNSAFRTIAKEFGAGLVVMEMISEKGLLYNNEKTLHMLHIDETEHPMSIQLFGGDIEGLKRAADFIQTNTKADIVDINMGCPVNKVVKNEAGAKWLRDPEKIYQIIKEVTAVLDIPLTVKMRTGWNDSSLAVENALAAESAGVAALAMHGRTRKQMYTGTCDHETLARVSKAITTIPFIGNGDVRNVQDAKFMIEEIGVDAVMIGRAAMSNPYLFTQINHFFETGQELPDLPFTKKLDIAEDHLTRLVSLKGEMIAVREFRGLAPHYLRGTAGAAKVRGVVSRAETLSEVQDIFATVR, from the coding sequence ATGACAAAGCTTAATTCTTCCTTTATGATTGGGAATGTTGAGATACCTCATCGTACAGTGCTAGCACCGATGGCTGGTGTGACTAACTCAGCATTTCGGACAATCGCCAAAGAATTTGGAGCTGGTTTAGTTGTCATGGAAATGATTTCGGAAAAGGGACTACTTTATAATAACGAAAAGACCCTGCACATGCTTCATATTGACGAGACTGAGCATCCAATGTCGATTCAACTCTTTGGAGGTGATATTGAAGGCTTAAAACGAGCCGCTGATTTTATTCAGACCAATACAAAAGCAGACATCGTTGATATAAATATGGGTTGCCCGGTCAACAAAGTGGTTAAAAATGAGGCTGGCGCCAAATGGCTCCGCGACCCAGAGAAAATCTACCAGATTATAAAAGAAGTCACAGCTGTCCTTGATATACCATTAACCGTCAAAATGCGGACCGGCTGGAACGACAGCTCTCTTGCTGTTGAGAATGCATTAGCTGCTGAATCAGCAGGTGTCGCTGCGCTAGCCATGCATGGCCGGACCCGGAAACAAATGTATACGGGCACCTGTGATCATGAGACACTAGCACGCGTTTCAAAAGCCATCACTACAATTCCATTTATTGGCAACGGTGATGTTCGCAATGTCCAAGATGCCAAATTTATGATTGAAGAAATTGGTGTCGATGCCGTGATGATTGGGCGCGCAGCTATGAGCAACCCTTACCTTTTCACACAAATTAACCATTTCTTTGAAACGGGTCAAGAATTGCCAGATCTTCCATTTACCAAAAAATTAGATATTGCTGAAGATCATTTAACGCGGCTGGTTTCACTGAAAGGTGAAATGATTGCTGTTCGTGAATTTCGTGGTTTAGCACCGCACTACCTTCGCGGTACGGCAGGTGCTGCAAAGGTTCGTGGGGTAGTATCACGCGCCGAAACATTAAGTGAAGTTCAGGACATTTTTGCAACTGTCCGCTAA
- a CDS encoding deoxynucleoside kinase gives MLIVLAGTIGAGKSSLAAALGEHLGTEVFYEAVDNNPVLDLYYEDPKKYAFLLQIFFLNKRFKSIKEAYKADNNILDRSIFEDELFLTLNYKNGNVTEAELEIYKELLANMLEELEGMPKKRPDLLIYIDVSFERMLERIEKRGRSFEQVDDNPSLEHYYQQVHGEYPEWYENYDVSPKMKINGDVLDFVQNEDDLKRVLAMVDEKLKKLDLL, from the coding sequence ATGTTGATAGTATTAGCTGGAACAATTGGTGCAGGAAAAAGTTCTCTTGCAGCCGCACTTGGTGAACACCTCGGAACTGAAGTCTTTTATGAGGCTGTGGATAATAATCCAGTTCTTGATTTATATTACGAAGACCCTAAGAAGTATGCTTTTTTACTTCAAATTTTCTTTTTAAACAAACGGTTTAAATCAATCAAGGAAGCTTACAAAGCAGATAACAATATACTAGATCGTTCTATATTTGAAGACGAGTTGTTTTTAACCCTCAACTATAAAAATGGCAATGTAACAGAAGCTGAATTAGAAATCTATAAAGAATTATTGGCAAATATGCTTGAAGAACTTGAAGGCATGCCAAAAAAACGTCCCGATCTCTTAATTTATATTGATGTTTCCTTTGAACGGATGCTAGAACGCATTGAAAAACGTGGCCGTAGCTTTGAGCAAGTGGATGATAATCCAAGTCTTGAACACTACTACCAACAAGTTCACGGTGAATATCCAGAATGGTATGAAAACTACGATGTATCACCAAAAATGAAAATCAATGGCGACGTTCTTGATTTTGTCCAAAACGAAGATGACCTCAAACGCGTCTTAGCAATGGTCGATGAAAAACTTAAAAAATTAGATTTACTATAA